One segment of Methylocella silvestris BL2 DNA contains the following:
- a CDS encoding ABC transporter permease, translating to MSARGTPPVHDRVLLTLACAGVAAIAFGGFVNHAANRLADGVALPLWRAPPGDQALIAGALVAMALASCLVREKTRAAVAIGSAFALFFGCLITAAHFADRLAEGAKPAARTSLGAAFWTLVALALLCALNAAQRGRLPFALRVAVGAGFAAGFAALAQAGVFAQLAIAREFAVHRAEFMAQLWRHAALVGASVAIALAVSIPLTALALRQAHWRGLLFSTLGVVQTIPSIALFGVLIAPLAALAARFPLLGAWGVGGTGAAPAIIALTLYSLGPLVRIFVTGFNEVSADVKDAARGIGFDRRRLFFAVEFPLALPALISGLRVVAIQAIGLAAVAALIGAGGLGVFVFQGIGQYALDLVLLGAIPIILMALAADLVFSAALSAARGKR from the coding sequence GTGAGCGCGCGCGGGACGCCGCCTGTTCATGATCGCGTGCTTCTGACGCTCGCCTGCGCCGGCGTCGCGGCGATTGCATTTGGCGGATTCGTCAATCACGCCGCAAACCGCCTTGCCGATGGCGTCGCGCTGCCGCTGTGGCGCGCGCCGCCTGGCGACCAGGCCTTGATCGCCGGGGCGCTCGTGGCGATGGCCCTCGCCTCATGCCTTGTCCGCGAAAAGACGCGCGCCGCCGTTGCGATCGGGTCCGCGTTCGCCTTGTTCTTCGGCTGTCTTATTACGGCGGCCCATTTTGCCGATCGCCTGGCCGAGGGCGCGAAGCCGGCCGCGCGCACGTCCCTCGGCGCCGCCTTCTGGACTCTGGTCGCGCTGGCGCTGCTTTGCGCGCTGAACGCCGCGCAGCGCGGCCGTCTGCCGTTCGCTTTGCGGGTCGCGGTCGGCGCGGGTTTCGCCGCCGGCTTCGCGGCGCTGGCGCAGGCGGGCGTTTTTGCGCAATTGGCGATCGCCAGGGAATTTGCGGTCCATCGCGCCGAGTTCATGGCTCAGCTTTGGCGCCATGCGGCGCTCGTCGGCGCAAGCGTCGCGATCGCCTTGGCCGTCAGCATCCCCCTGACCGCGCTGGCGCTGCGCCAGGCCCATTGGCGCGGGCTGTTGTTTTCAACCCTCGGCGTCGTGCAGACGATTCCCTCCATTGCGCTGTTTGGCGTGCTGATCGCGCCGCTCGCCGCGCTGGCCGCGCGCTTCCCATTGCTTGGCGCATGGGGCGTCGGCGGCACGGGAGCGGCGCCGGCCATCATCGCCCTTACGCTCTATTCGCTCGGGCCGCTCGTGCGCATCTTCGTCACCGGCTTTAACGAGGTGAGCGCCGATGTGAAGGACGCCGCGCGCGGGATCGGCTTCGACCGGCGGCGCCTCTTTTTCGCGGTCGAGTTTCCGCTGGCGCTGCCCGCGCTGATCTCCGGCCTGCGCGTCGTCGCCATTCAGGCGATCGGGCTTGCCGCGGTCGCGGCGCTCATCGGCGCGGGCGGCCTCGGCGTCTTCGTCTTTCAGGGCATCGGCCAATATGCGCTCGATCTCGTGCTGCTCGGCGCGATCCCGATCATCCTGATGGCGCTTGCCGCCGATCTTGTTTTCTCGGCGGCCCTCTCCGCTGCGCGGGGAAAACGATGA
- a CDS encoding ABC transporter substrate-binding protein translates to MNAALLSRRSLVASALAFSAAGTFAAAPVVVSSKLDLEGALLGEMMLIALRRAGVPAVANLQIGPTAILRQALISGAVDLCVEYTGNAAFFFHREDDPVWRDARAGFLRAAMLDLKANSLVWLDPAPADNSWVIAVPNALAREQSLSTLEDFATWVNSGARAKLAASAEFVESEAGLPAFEAAYHFHLSADQLLVLSGGETTATMKAASAGISGVNAAMAYATDGALDALDLRALEDPRRAEPVYAPAPVIRAGTLAAYPQIRGALAPVFAGLDLKTLRALNERIAVEGEDAALVARDYMMEKSLL, encoded by the coding sequence ATGAATGCAGCGCTGCTTTCGCGACGCAGCCTTGTCGCCTCGGCGCTGGCGTTTTCCGCCGCCGGGACTTTTGCCGCGGCGCCAGTGGTCGTCAGCTCGAAACTCGATCTTGAAGGCGCGCTGCTGGGGGAGATGATGCTCATCGCCTTGCGCCGCGCGGGCGTGCCGGCTGTCGCGAATCTACAGATCGGACCGACCGCGATTTTGCGTCAGGCGCTGATCTCCGGCGCGGTCGATCTTTGCGTCGAATATACCGGCAACGCCGCTTTCTTTTTCCATCGGGAAGACGATCCCGTCTGGCGCGACGCCAGGGCCGGCTTTTTGCGCGCGGCGATGCTGGACCTTAAGGCCAATAGTCTCGTCTGGCTCGATCCCGCGCCCGCCGACAACAGCTGGGTCATCGCCGTCCCCAACGCGCTCGCGCGAGAGCAATCGTTGTCGACGCTCGAAGATTTCGCGACGTGGGTCAATTCCGGCGCGCGCGCAAAGCTCGCGGCCTCCGCCGAATTTGTCGAGAGCGAGGCCGGACTTCCGGCCTTTGAAGCGGCCTATCATTTTCATCTCAGCGCCGATCAATTGCTGGTTCTCTCCGGCGGCGAGACCACGGCGACCATGAAGGCCGCGTCCGCCGGCATATCCGGCGTCAACGCTGCGATGGCCTATGCGACGGACGGGGCACTCGACGCGCTCGATCTTCGCGCGCTCGAAGACCCGCGCCGCGCCGAGCCGGTCTACGCGCCGGCGCCCGTCATTCGCGCCGGGACGCTCGCCGCCTATCCGCAGATCAGAGGCGCGCTGGCGCCCGTTTTTGCGGGCCTCGATCTCAAAACATTGCGCGCGCTGAATGAAAGAATCGCGGTGGAAGGCGAGGACGCGGCCCTTGTCGCGCGCGATTATATGATGGAGAAAAGCCTGCTGTGA
- a CDS encoding ATP-dependent DNA helicase, which produces MSWSPQQERALKSVAEWVKRGEPQVFRLFGYAGVGKTTLARRIAEDVDGETIFAAFTGKAALMLRSKGCKGARTIHSLIYRPREADAEEPTFVLNEDSALSKASLVIIDECSMVDENLGRDLLSFGKPVLVLGDPAQLPPVRGGGFFTEAEPDVMLTEIHRQAADNPIIRLSMLVREGGRLEAGAYGESRVITRGDIDAAAVTASDQVLVGVNRTRRSYNRRMRELYGYSSEFPEAGDRLVCLRNDSTKGLLNGGVWLVKTTGTTRKKKLVLHVTPEDDLARKPLRIGVLPEFFQGREDTLTPKARRDSDEFDYGYALTVHKAQGSQWNSVVLFDESGAFREHRSRWLYTGVTRAAERLTVVI; this is translated from the coding sequence TTGAGCTGGTCGCCGCAGCAGGAGCGCGCCCTGAAATCCGTCGCGGAGTGGGTGAAGCGCGGCGAGCCGCAGGTGTTTCGCCTGTTCGGCTATGCCGGCGTCGGCAAGACGACGCTCGCGCGGCGCATCGCCGAAGACGTCGACGGCGAGACGATTTTTGCCGCCTTCACCGGCAAGGCGGCGCTGATGCTGCGCTCGAAGGGCTGCAAGGGCGCAAGAACCATCCACAGCCTGATCTACCGGCCGAGAGAGGCGGACGCCGAGGAGCCGACTTTCGTCCTCAATGAAGACAGCGCGCTCTCCAAGGCGAGCCTCGTCATCATCGACGAATGCTCCATGGTCGATGAAAATCTCGGCCGCGATCTGCTCTCCTTCGGCAAGCCGGTGCTGGTGCTCGGCGATCCGGCGCAGCTGCCGCCCGTGCGCGGCGGCGGCTTCTTCACCGAGGCCGAGCCCGACGTCATGCTGACCGAGATCCATCGCCAGGCGGCTGACAATCCGATCATCCGCCTGTCGATGCTGGTCCGCGAGGGCGGCCGGCTCGAGGCCGGCGCCTATGGCGAGAGCCGCGTCATCACGCGCGGCGACATCGACGCCGCCGCCGTCACCGCCAGTGACCAGGTGCTGGTCGGGGTCAATCGCACCCGGCGCTCCTACAATCGCCGCATGCGCGAGCTCTATGGCTATAGCTCCGAATTTCCCGAGGCCGGCGACCGGCTCGTCTGCCTGCGCAATGACAGCACGAAAGGCTTGCTGAACGGCGGCGTCTGGCTCGTCAAGACGACGGGAACGACGCGCAAGAAAAAGCTCGTGCTGCATGTGACGCCGGAGGACGATCTTGCGCGCAAGCCGCTGCGGATCGGCGTGCTGCCGGAGTTTTTTCAAGGCCGCGAGGATACGCTGACCCCGAAGGCGCGGCGAGACTCCGATGAGTTCGATTACGGCTATGCGCTGACCGTGCATAAGGCGCAGGGCTCGCAGTGGAATTCCGTGGTGCTGTTCGACGAAAGCGGCGCGTTCCGCGAGCATCGCAGCCGCTGGCTCTATACGGGCGTGACGCGCGCGGCCGAAAGGCTTACGGTCGTCATATGA
- a CDS encoding DUF3455 domain-containing protein yields the protein MKTTAAFAGLAALALTAQAAPAQDALSPPPGSNLLLEAHAQGVQVYVCTKKENGFVWVLDGPAAALFNAKGREIGTHGKGPMWTLADGSAIVGELVAKQDAPDKGSIPWLLLKVKSHTGTFGTLTNAETVRRIDTEGGVAPPDGCDEPNQGDIARIRYSAMYQFYGQ from the coding sequence ATGAAAACGACCGCCGCGTTCGCAGGACTGGCCGCTCTGGCGCTGACGGCGCAAGCCGCCCCGGCGCAGGATGCGCTAAGCCCCCCGCCCGGGTCAAACCTTCTGCTCGAGGCCCATGCGCAAGGCGTGCAGGTCTATGTCTGCACGAAAAAGGAAAATGGTTTCGTCTGGGTCCTGGACGGGCCGGCGGCGGCGCTGTTCAACGCCAAGGGTCGCGAGATCGGAACCCATGGCAAGGGGCCGATGTGGACGCTCGCCGACGGCTCGGCGATCGTCGGCGAACTCGTCGCCAAGCAGGACGCGCCCGATAAGGGGTCAATCCCCTGGCTGCTCCTCAAGGTGAAATCGCATACCGGGACGTTCGGCACGCTGACCAATGCGGAGACCGTCCGCCGCATCGACACCGAAGGCGGCGTCGCGCCGCCGGACGGCTGCGACGAGCCCAATCAGGGCGACATCGCGCGCATCCGCTATTCCGCGATGTATCAGTTTTACGGGCAGTAA
- the msrP gene encoding protein-methionine-sulfoxide reductase catalytic subunit MsrP — protein MFYHRRKGWEIPEREATPEALFFARRSLLKAGVAAAALAAAPSAQAFSLFGGGDKPAAPEAPDQTQGRYPAGRNDLFKLDRDVTPEEINSHYNNFYEFGSGKDIFEAAQALKTRPWTLKIDGLVEAPKEMGIDDLIASAPLEERLYRHRCVEAWAMAIPWTGFPLKHLVDLAKPQSGAKFVRFETFLDRSMAPGQRQVWYPWPYGEGLTMAEASNDLAFLVTGAYGKPLGKQFGAPLRLAVPWKYGFKSIKSITKISFVAERPKTFWEQLQASEYGFWANVNPDVPHPRWSQASEEVLGTHERRKTQIFNGYGEFVGGLYVGLEKERLYV, from the coding sequence ATGTTCTATCATCGCCGCAAAGGCTGGGAGATTCCGGAGCGCGAGGCGACGCCCGAAGCGCTCTTTTTCGCGCGCCGCTCTCTCCTCAAGGCCGGCGTCGCCGCGGCGGCGCTGGCGGCGGCTCCTTCCGCGCAGGCGTTCTCTTTGTTCGGCGGCGGCGACAAGCCCGCCGCGCCGGAGGCGCCCGATCAGACGCAAGGCCGTTATCCCGCAGGGCGCAATGATCTGTTCAAGCTCGACCGCGATGTGACGCCGGAGGAGATCAATTCCCACTACAATAATTTTTACGAATTCGGCTCGGGCAAAGATATTTTTGAGGCGGCGCAGGCGCTCAAGACTCGGCCCTGGACCCTAAAAATCGACGGTCTTGTCGAAGCCCCGAAGGAAATGGGGATCGACGATCTCATTGCCTCCGCCCCGCTCGAAGAGCGTCTTTACCGGCACCGTTGCGTCGAGGCCTGGGCGATGGCGATTCCCTGGACCGGCTTCCCGCTGAAACACCTTGTCGATCTGGCAAAGCCCCAGTCGGGCGCGAAATTTGTGCGCTTCGAGACCTTTTTGGATCGCTCGATGGCGCCGGGGCAGCGCCAGGTCTGGTATCCGTGGCCCTATGGCGAGGGGCTGACCATGGCCGAGGCGTCAAACGATCTCGCCTTTCTCGTCACCGGCGCCTATGGCAAGCCGCTCGGAAAGCAGTTCGGCGCGCCGCTGCGGCTGGCGGTCCCGTGGAAATATGGGTTCAAGTCGATCAAATCGATCACCAAAATTTCCTTCGTCGCCGAGCGGCCGAAAACCTTCTGGGAGCAGCTGCAGGCGTCCGAATATGGCTTTTGGGCCAATGTGAACCCCGACGTGCCGCATCCGCGCTGGAGCCAGGCGAGCGAAGAGGTGCTGGGGACGCATGAGCGCCGCAAGACGCAGATCTTCAATGGCTACGGCGAATTCGTCGGCGGCCTCTATGTCGGGCTGGAGAAGGAGCGGCTTTACGTTTGA
- a CDS encoding SRPBCC domain-containing protein, whose protein sequence is MAAPICAGANPHCRPAHRNGSTRRFSQRIPDAEPDPPRKLVIAWDGGCEVSFELTPQGEEVLLTVIHRRLPDRAMLLKVAAGWHTHLDILVARANGAEPATFWDRWSG, encoded by the coding sequence ATGGCCGCACCCATCTGTGCCGGCGCAAACCCGCACTGCCGGCCGGCGCACAGGAATGGCTCGACCCGCCGGTTTTCCCAAAGAATACCGGATGCAGAGCCAGATCCGCCCCGAAAACTCGTCATCGCCTGGGACGGGGGCTGCGAGGTTTCCTTCGAACTGACGCCACAGGGCGAGGAAGTCCTGCTCACCGTGATCCACCGCCGCCTGCCCGACCGCGCCATGCTACTCAAGGTCGCCGCCGGCTGGCACACACACCTCGACATTCTGGTCGCCCGCGCGAACGGCGCGGAGCCCGCGACATTCTGGGACCGCTGGAGCGGTTGA
- a CDS encoding reverse transcriptase domain-containing protein, whose product MDFAKQVRIAKTLNKAWKAVQRNSQTSKSIETRREVEAFEANSQSNLKRIADQLLHRKFIFPAAKGVPIQKAKGKRGDIRPLVVAKVEARIVQRAIHDVLIEVPSIRRYVRTPYSFGGVRKEKDDSVSAVPAAIDAAMAAIGDGFSYYIRSDITAFFTKIPKSAVAALVSDAVGHQSEFMDLFRRAIHVELENMARLARTVNAFPIYDIGVAQGNSLSPLLGNILLYDFDQQMNGNPDAVCLRYIDDFIIFAKTQQLAENMFQKAIHILASHGMSVAKHKTVKGLVRDKFEFLGIEFANGLLRPCSASRHRMILSIDKILISSRDALRGFKKTGELNRQCSFLHTLLKVSGIVQGWGAHYWFCKDRSCFDEMDKRIGTMISRYFGVVRDEREGCTNLQKWQMLGLTPLSNMQRRPFVWPKKGEKYISSVNPPPPAIPIPITR is encoded by the coding sequence TTGGATTTCGCAAAGCAGGTCAGGATTGCAAAGACTCTGAACAAGGCTTGGAAAGCCGTTCAGCGAAACTCTCAAACTTCAAAGTCCATCGAGACAAGAAGAGAAGTTGAAGCGTTCGAGGCAAATTCGCAATCAAATTTGAAGCGAATCGCAGATCAGCTTCTTCATCGAAAGTTTATATTTCCTGCCGCCAAGGGCGTGCCTATCCAAAAGGCGAAAGGGAAACGTGGCGATATTCGCCCGCTTGTTGTAGCAAAGGTCGAAGCACGCATTGTCCAACGAGCCATTCACGATGTGCTGATTGAAGTGCCTAGCATTCGGCGGTATGTACGCACACCTTATAGCTTCGGCGGGGTCAGAAAAGAGAAGGATGACAGCGTTTCCGCTGTTCCTGCCGCCATCGACGCTGCTATGGCTGCAATTGGTGACGGGTTCTCTTACTACATACGCTCGGACATCACTGCATTCTTTACGAAAATTCCCAAGAGTGCTGTGGCCGCTCTGGTTTCGGATGCTGTTGGCCATCAGTCAGAGTTCATGGATCTTTTCCGTCGTGCAATCCACGTTGAACTTGAGAACATGGCTCGCCTGGCACGTACCGTTAACGCCTTTCCCATTTATGATATCGGCGTTGCACAGGGAAACTCCTTGTCTCCGCTTCTAGGTAATATTCTTCTCTATGACTTCGACCAGCAGATGAACGGAAACCCTGACGCTGTTTGCCTACGTTATATTGATGATTTCATAATCTTCGCAAAAACTCAGCAACTTGCCGAAAACATGTTTCAGAAAGCTATTCACATTCTTGCGAGCCACGGTATGAGCGTTGCTAAACACAAGACGGTCAAGGGCTTGGTGCGAGACAAATTTGAGTTTCTGGGAATTGAGTTCGCCAATGGGCTTTTGCGTCCGTGCAGCGCCTCTCGCCACCGTATGATTTTGTCAATTGACAAAATTTTGATCTCCAGTCGGGATGCCTTGCGTGGCTTTAAGAAAACAGGCGAACTGAACCGACAATGCTCATTTCTCCATACACTTTTGAAGGTATCCGGTATCGTTCAGGGATGGGGAGCACACTATTGGTTTTGTAAGGACAGATCGTGCTTCGATGAGATGGACAAGCGTATTGGGACGATGATCTCCCGCTACTTCGGAGTCGTAAGAGACGAGCGAGAAGGGTGTACAAATCTCCAGAAATGGCAAATGTTGGGCCTCACACCCCTTTCTAACATGCAACGTCGTCCCTTCGTCTGGCCCAAGAAAGGGGAAAAGTATATTTCGTCAGTCAATCCGCCCCCTCCCGCTATTCCTATACCGATAACGCGCTGA
- a CDS encoding S-methyl-5'-thioadenosine phosphorylase, with protein MTKAILGIIGGSGVYHLPGLEDVREERVSTPWGEPSDALRFGRIGKTEAVFLPRHGRGHVFSPSGINYRANIDAMKRAGVTDIVSVSACGSFKEELYPGLFVLVDQFVDRTFSRQSSFFGNGCVAHVSMAHPVAPALQARVALAAQAESIPCLTGGTYVCMEGPQFSSLAESRAYKAAGFDVIGMTAMPEAKLAREAEMSYATVAMVTDYDCWHPDHDDVDVASVIAVVNANAGAAARLLARLLHDFPAEHEPCPVGSDCALDNAILTAPPARDPALLKKLDAIMARVNQPEKTP; from the coding sequence ATGACAAAAGCTATTTTGGGAATTATCGGCGGCTCGGGGGTTTATCATCTGCCGGGTCTTGAGGATGTGCGCGAGGAGCGCGTTTCGACCCCTTGGGGCGAGCCCTCCGACGCGCTGCGCTTCGGCCGCATCGGCAAGACGGAGGCGGTGTTTCTGCCGCGCCACGGACGCGGCCATGTGTTTTCGCCCTCCGGCATCAATTACCGCGCCAATATCGACGCCATGAAGCGGGCCGGCGTCACCGACATCGTTTCGGTTTCGGCCTGCGGCTCCTTCAAGGAGGAGCTTTATCCGGGCCTGTTCGTGCTGGTCGACCAATTCGTCGACCGCACTTTTTCGCGGCAAAGCTCGTTTTTCGGCAATGGCTGCGTCGCCCATGTGTCGATGGCCCATCCGGTCGCCCCCGCCTTGCAGGCCCGCGTCGCCCTCGCCGCGCAGGCGGAATCGATCCCCTGCCTGACGGGCGGAACTTATGTCTGCATGGAAGGGCCGCAATTTTCCTCGCTGGCCGAATCGCGCGCCTACAAAGCCGCGGGCTTCGACGTCATCGGCATGACGGCGATGCCCGAAGCAAAACTCGCGCGCGAGGCGGAGATGTCCTACGCCACCGTCGCCATGGTGACCGATTATGATTGCTGGCATCCGGACCATGACGATGTCGACGTCGCCTCGGTGATCGCCGTCGTCAACGCCAATGCGGGCGCGGCGGCGCGGCTGCTGGCTCGGCTGTTGCATGATTTTCCGGCCGAACACGAGCCCTGTCCGGTCGGTTCGGATTGCGCGCTCGACAATGCGATTTTGACGGCCCCGCCGGCGCGGGACCCGGCGCTTTTGAAGAAACTCGACGCGATCATGGCGCGCGTCAATCAGCCGGAGAAAACTCCATAA
- a CDS encoding adenine phosphoribosyltransferase, which yields MTSETQWDHDRGDLKSAIRTIPDYPKPGILFRDITTLLGDARAFRRAIDELVQPWCGAKIDKVAGMEARGFILGGAVAHQLSAGFVPIRKKGKLPHTKVSIAYSLEYGLDEMEIHQDAVIAGEKVILVDDLVATGGTAVGAVSLLKKIGADVVAACFVIDLPDLGGADKIRELGVPVRTLVSFPGH from the coding sequence ATGACGAGCGAAACCCAGTGGGACCACGACCGCGGCGATCTTAAATCGGCGATTCGCACTATCCCCGACTATCCAAAACCCGGCATCCTGTTTCGCGACATCACCACGCTGCTTGGCGACGCGCGGGCGTTCCGCCGCGCCATCGACGAATTGGTGCAGCCCTGGTGCGGCGCCAAGATCGACAAGGTCGCCGGCATGGAGGCGCGCGGCTTCATCCTCGGCGGCGCGGTGGCCCATCAGCTCTCGGCCGGCTTCGTGCCGATCCGCAAGAAGGGCAAGCTGCCGCATACGAAGGTGTCGATCGCCTATTCGCTCGAATATGGGCTCGACGAGATGGAGATCCATCAGGACGCCGTCATCGCCGGCGAAAAGGTGATTCTGGTCGACGATCTCGTTGCGACAGGCGGAACCGCCGTCGGCGCCGTGAGCCTGTTGAAGAAGATCGGCGCCGACGTCGTGGCGGCCTGCTTCGTGATCGACCTGCCGGACTTGGGGGGCGCCGACAAGATCAGAGAGCTCGGCGTGCCGGTGCGGACGCTGGTGAGTTTTCCGGGGCATTAG
- a CDS encoding alpha/beta fold hydrolase: protein MTKNLPIEATANFENSVPFFWLLAPWAKFGEEAAETFQRNIDFAKEETKEEFELKPVWATANEIVYELNTMWLRDFSDAAARGDSSIIPTLIDPPYAGHHSTIADYAEGQSLVETLQASGLRRLLCIDWKSASAEMKDYNIDIYLAEINAVVDDLGGRVNLIGLCQGGWMAAMFAARYPYKVATLTVAGAPLDCDAGDGFVKKIAKEQPMAFFEELVNAGGGRMRGKFMLAGWKSMHPEEHYFKTHVDLYENVEDPAFVKKREEFERWYENPLDLPGRWYLQAIRLLFKDNAFFKGDFVALGRKIALKDIICPTFLLAGEGDDITPSPQVFSAEEKLGTPKDKIVKKLVPGGHIGLFMGSKTLKNFWPDIAAWIKRECPDA, encoded by the coding sequence TTGACGAAAAATCTGCCCATAGAGGCGACCGCTAATTTCGAGAACAGCGTGCCCTTCTTCTGGCTGCTCGCGCCCTGGGCGAAGTTTGGCGAAGAAGCGGCCGAGACATTCCAGAGAAATATCGATTTTGCCAAAGAGGAAACCAAAGAGGAGTTCGAACTCAAGCCCGTCTGGGCGACCGCGAACGAGATCGTTTATGAGCTCAACACCATGTGGCTTCGCGATTTTTCCGATGCGGCCGCGCGCGGCGACTCCAGCATTATCCCGACCCTCATCGACCCGCCCTATGCCGGACACCATTCGACCATCGCCGACTACGCCGAAGGCCAGAGCCTCGTCGAGACGCTGCAGGCGAGCGGCCTAAGGCGCCTGCTGTGCATCGACTGGAAGTCGGCGAGCGCAGAAATGAAGGACTACAACATCGACATCTACCTCGCCGAGATCAACGCCGTCGTGGACGACCTCGGCGGCCGGGTCAATCTCATCGGGCTATGCCAGGGCGGCTGGATGGCGGCGATGTTCGCGGCCCGCTACCCGTACAAGGTCGCGACGCTGACGGTCGCTGGCGCCCCGCTCGATTGCGACGCGGGGGACGGATTCGTCAAGAAGATCGCCAAGGAGCAGCCGATGGCCTTCTTTGAAGAGCTGGTCAACGCGGGCGGCGGCCGGATGCGCGGCAAATTTATGCTCGCCGGCTGGAAAAGCATGCATCCCGAAGAGCATTACTTCAAAACCCACGTCGATCTTTACGAGAATGTCGAAGACCCCGCCTTCGTCAAGAAACGCGAGGAATTCGAGAGATGGTATGAGAATCCGCTCGACCTGCCAGGCCGGTGGTACCTGCAGGCGATCCGGCTTCTGTTCAAGGACAACGCGTTCTTCAAGGGCGACTTCGTCGCGCTCGGGCGCAAGATCGCGCTGAAGGACATCATTTGTCCGACGTTCCTGCTGGCCGGCGAGGGCGACGATATTACGCCTTCTCCGCAGGTCTTCTCCGCCGAGGAAAAGCTTGGGACGCCAAAGGACAAAATCGTCAAGAAGCTGGTTCCGGGCGGGCATATCGGCTTGTTCATGGGCTCCAAGACGCTCAAGAATTTCTGGCCGGACATCGCCGCCTGGATCAAGCGCGAATGTCCGGACGCGTGA
- the rph gene encoding ribonuclease PH, translated as MRPSQRAADELRPVTFERNVARYAEGSCLIKFGSTHVLCTASLEDKPPAWLRGQGRGWVSAEYAMLPRATHTRTKRESTTGKPSGRTQEIQRLIGRSLRAVTNLQGLGERQITIDCDVLQADGGTRTAAITGAWVALHDCLKWMRQRSIIKDLPLRDHVAAISCGVSNGESVLDLDYAEDSAAETDANFVITGSGSLVEVQATAEGAVFTETQLTAMLALARGGITTLVEMQKAAVA; from the coding sequence ATGCGCCCTTCCCAGCGCGCCGCCGACGAATTGCGGCCCGTCACCTTTGAACGCAACGTTGCGCGCTACGCCGAAGGCTCATGCCTGATCAAATTCGGCTCGACCCATGTGCTGTGCACAGCCTCGCTCGAAGACAAGCCGCCGGCCTGGCTGCGCGGCCAGGGGCGCGGCTGGGTCAGCGCCGAATACGCCATGCTGCCGCGCGCGACCCATACCCGCACCAAACGCGAATCGACGACCGGCAAGCCATCCGGCCGCACGCAGGAAATCCAGCGCCTGATCGGGCGCAGCCTGCGCGCCGTCACCAACCTGCAAGGGCTTGGCGAGCGCCAGATCACGATCGACTGCGACGTGCTGCAAGCCGACGGCGGCACACGCACCGCCGCGATCACCGGCGCCTGGGTGGCTCTGCATGACTGCTTGAAATGGATGCGCCAGCGCTCGATCATCAAGGACCTGCCGCTTCGCGACCATGTCGCCGCCATCTCCTGCGGCGTCTCCAACGGCGAATCCGTGCTCGATCTCGATTACGCCGAGGATTCGGCGGCGGAGACCGACGCCAATTTCGTCATTACCGGATCGGGATCGCTCGTCGAGGTGCAGGCGACCGCCGAGGGCGCCGTGTTCACCGAGACGCAGCTCACCGCCATGCTGGCCTTGGCGCGGGGCGGCATTACGACCCTGGTCGAGATGCAGAAAGCCGCGGTCGCGTGA
- the rdgB gene encoding RdgB/HAM1 family non-canonical purine NTP pyrophosphatase: MVRAIEGRLVVATHNAGKLAEMRELLDHYGVKAVSAGELGLPEPEETGSTFLENSRLKALAAAEGSASPALADDSGLCVDALGGEPGIYSARWAGPDRDFAIGRAAVEEALRVAGAQAPFAAHFICVLTLAFPDGETSSFEGRVDGELVFPPRGSLVFGYDPIFLPEGLSKTFGEMTLEEKQAIPPDGSPALSHRARAFQAFAKACFGV, encoded by the coding sequence ATGGTCCGGGCGATCGAGGGCCGGCTTGTCGTCGCCACGCATAATGCCGGCAAGCTCGCCGAAATGCGCGAACTGCTCGACCATTACGGCGTCAAGGCGGTCTCGGCGGGCGAACTCGGCCTGCCCGAGCCCGAAGAGACCGGCTCGACTTTTCTGGAAAATTCGCGGCTGAAGGCGCTGGCGGCCGCGGAAGGCTCGGCAAGCCCCGCGCTTGCGGATGATTCAGGGCTTTGCGTCGACGCGCTCGGCGGCGAACCGGGCATTTATTCGGCAAGATGGGCGGGACCCGATCGCGACTTCGCCATCGGCCGGGCCGCCGTCGAGGAGGCCTTGCGCGTAGCTGGCGCGCAGGCGCCCTTCGCGGCGCATTTCATCTGCGTTCTGACGCTCGCCTTCCCCGACGGAGAAACGTCGAGCTTCGAAGGCCGGGTCGATGGCGAGCTTGTGTTTCCGCCGCGCGGCTCGCTGGTGTTCGGCTATGACCCGATTTTCCTGCCGGAAGGCCTGAGCAAAACCTTCGGCGAAATGACGCTTGAGGAGAAGCAGGCGATCCCGCCTGACGGATCGCCCGCCCTGTCGCATCGCGCGCGGGCGTTTCAGGCTTTCGCCAAGGCCTGTTTCGGCGTCTGA